A DNA window from Enterobacter cloacae subsp. cloacae ATCC 13047 contains the following coding sequences:
- a CDS encoding pyridoxal phosphatase codes for MTSRVIALDLDGTLLTPQKTLLPSSLQALKRAQEVGYQLLIVTGRHHVAIHPFYQALALDTPAICCNGTYLYDYQAKKVLESDPLPVPQALQLIDLLDEHAIHGLMYVDNAMVYERPTGHVIRTTNWALSLPEAQRPVFTQVSSLRQAAQDVEAIWKFALTDEDTTKLNTFAKHVEQALGLECEWSWHDQVDIARKGNSKGKRLTQFVESQGWSMQDVIAFGDNYNDISMLEAAGTGVAMGNADDAVKARANVVIGDNTTDSIAQYIYTHLL; via the coding sequence ATGACCTCGCGTGTGATTGCTCTGGATTTAGACGGTACCTTACTGACGCCGCAAAAAACCCTTCTCCCCTCCTCCCTTCAAGCGCTTAAACGCGCGCAGGAAGTGGGTTATCAACTCCTTATCGTAACGGGTCGACATCACGTTGCCATTCACCCTTTTTATCAGGCACTGGCGTTAGATACACCTGCAATTTGTTGTAATGGCACTTATTTGTATGATTATCAAGCAAAAAAGGTTTTAGAATCCGACCCGCTGCCGGTTCCCCAGGCATTGCAGTTAATAGATCTGCTGGATGAACATGCGATCCACGGCCTGATGTATGTCGATAATGCGATGGTCTATGAGCGCCCGACCGGCCACGTTATCCGCACCACCAACTGGGCTCTGTCTCTGCCAGAAGCGCAGCGTCCGGTCTTTACCCAGGTCTCTTCCCTGCGCCAGGCGGCTCAGGATGTTGAGGCTATCTGGAAATTCGCGTTGACCGATGAAGATACCACCAAACTGAATACCTTCGCGAAACACGTTGAACAGGCGCTGGGTCTGGAGTGCGAATGGTCCTGGCATGACCAGGTGGATATTGCCCGTAAAGGCAACAGCAAAGGTAAACGCCTGACGCAGTTCGTGGAGTCTCAGGGGTGGTCAATGCAGGATGTAATCGCCTTTGGCGATAACTACAACGACATCAGCATGCTGGAAGCCGCCGGAACGGGCGTGGCAATGGGCAATGCCGATGACGCGGTGAAAGCGCGCGCTAACGTGGTGATTGGCGATAACACCACCGACAGCATCGCGCAGTATATTTATACCCACCTGCTGTAA
- a CDS encoding putative acyl-CoA thioester hydrolase: MNISRISRLALALAFGVTLSACSSTPPDQRPSEQVAPGTASRPILSADEAKNFDRAHYFSAMDPNAAPWTPSSINLPKQPNFVVGPAGAQGVTHTSIQAAVDAAITKHSASRQYIAIMPGEYEGTVYIPAAPGSITLYGLGEKAIDVKIGLAIDSEMDSTTWRHLVNPAGKYMPGKPAWYMFDNCQSKRAATIGVMCSAVVWSQNNGLQLQNLTIQNTLGDSADAGNHQAVALRSDGDKVQINNVNILGRQNTFFVTNSGVQNTLQNNRLTRTLVTNSYIEGDVDMVSGRGAVVFDNTDFRVVNSRTQQEGYVFAPATQSNLFYGFLAVNSRFNASGDGVAQLGRSLDVDSATNGQVVIRDSVINEGFNVAKPWADAAISKRPFSGNTGSVDDKGNVQRNLNDANFNRMWEYNNRGLGSKVVAEPKQ, from the coding sequence TTGAACATTTCCAGGATTTCCCGTCTGGCGTTGGCACTCGCCTTTGGCGTGACATTATCCGCATGCAGTTCAACGCCACCGGATCAGCGACCTTCTGAGCAGGTCGCGCCAGGCACCGCGTCCCGTCCGATTTTGTCCGCTGATGAAGCGAAAAACTTCGATCGCGCGCACTACTTCTCCGCGATGGATCCAAACGCTGCGCCGTGGACGCCGTCTTCTATTAACCTGCCGAAGCAGCCAAACTTTGTTGTGGGTCCGGCAGGGGCGCAGGGCGTGACGCATACCTCTATTCAGGCTGCGGTTGACGCTGCCATCACCAAACACAGCGCATCTCGCCAGTACATCGCGATCATGCCAGGTGAATATGAAGGTACCGTTTACATTCCGGCAGCACCGGGCAGCATCACCCTTTACGGTCTGGGCGAAAAAGCCATCGACGTTAAAATTGGTCTGGCGATTGATTCCGAAATGGACAGCACCACCTGGCGTCACCTGGTCAACCCGGCGGGTAAATACATGCCGGGCAAACCAGCCTGGTATATGTTTGATAACTGCCAGAGCAAGCGTGCCGCTACCATTGGCGTGATGTGTTCTGCGGTCGTCTGGTCTCAGAACAACGGTCTGCAACTGCAGAACCTGACCATTCAGAACACCCTGGGCGACAGCGCTGATGCGGGTAACCACCAGGCCGTGGCGCTGCGTAGCGATGGCGACAAAGTGCAGATCAACAACGTGAATATTCTGGGTCGTCAGAACACCTTCTTCGTGACCAACAGCGGCGTACAGAACACCCTGCAGAATAACCGTCTGACCCGTACGCTGGTGACCAACAGCTACATCGAAGGTGATGTGGATATGGTCTCCGGTCGTGGCGCGGTGGTATTTGATAACACCGATTTCCGCGTCGTGAACTCACGTACCCAGCAGGAAGGTTATGTCTTTGCGCCAGCGACACAGTCTAACCTGTTCTACGGCTTCCTCGCCGTCAACAGCCGCTTCAACGCCTCCGGTGACGGCGTGGCGCAGCTGGGTCGCTCCCTGGACGTGGACTCTGCAACCAACGGTCAGGTTGTGATCCGCGACAGCGTTATCAACGAAGGTTTCAACGTGGCAAAACCATGGGCTGACGCCGCCATCTCCAAACGTCCATTCTCCGGCAATACCGGTTCCGTGGACGATAAAGGAAACGTGCAGCGCAACCTGAACGACGCTAACTTCAACCGCATGTGGGAATACAACAACCGCGGTCTGGGTAGCAAAGTGGTTGCTGAGCCGAAGCAGTAA
- the modB gene encoding molybdate ABC transporter permease subunit encodes MILTDPEWQAVLLSLKVSSLAVALSLPFGIFFAWLLVRCKFPGKALLDSVLHLPLVLPPVVVGYLLLVSMGRRGFIGQWLYDWFGLTFAFSWRGAVLAAAVMSFPLMVRAIRLALEGVDIKLEQAARTLGAGRWRVFFTITLPLTLPGIIVGTVLAFARSLGEFGATITFVSNIPGETRTIPSAMYTLIQTPGGEGAAARLCVISIVLALISLLVSEWLARLSRERMGK; translated from the coding sequence ATGATATTGACCGATCCTGAATGGCAGGCTGTACTGCTGAGCCTGAAAGTCTCTTCCCTGGCGGTTGCGCTAAGTTTGCCCTTTGGGATCTTTTTTGCCTGGTTGCTGGTGCGCTGTAAGTTTCCCGGCAAAGCGCTACTTGACAGCGTTCTCCATCTTCCGCTGGTATTGCCGCCCGTCGTGGTGGGATATCTGCTGCTGGTGTCCATGGGCCGACGCGGGTTTATCGGCCAATGGCTGTACGACTGGTTCGGGCTGACCTTTGCCTTTAGCTGGCGCGGTGCGGTGCTGGCCGCGGCGGTGATGTCATTTCCGCTGATGGTGAGGGCTATCCGCCTGGCGCTGGAAGGGGTGGATATCAAACTGGAACAGGCCGCCCGCACGCTGGGTGCCGGGCGCTGGCGCGTCTTTTTCACCATTACGCTACCGCTCACGCTGCCGGGCATTATTGTCGGTACGGTACTGGCCTTTGCCCGTTCGCTGGGTGAATTCGGTGCCACCATTACCTTTGTTTCGAACATCCCCGGTGAAACGCGGACGATCCCTTCGGCCATGTATACGCTGATACAGACGCCAGGTGGCGAAGGTGCTGCGGCGCGTCTGTGTGTTATCTCAATTGTGCTGGCGCTGATATCGCTGCTGGTCTCTGAATGGCTGGCGCGACTCAGCCGCGAGCGGATGGGGAAATAG
- the pgl gene encoding 6-phosphogluconolactonase has translation MKQTVYTASPESQQIHVWRLNAEGTLTLVQVVDVPGQVQPMAISPDKRFLYVGVRPEFRVLAYRISPDDGALTYTAEAPLPGSPTHISTDRQGNFVFSGSYNAGCVSVTRLEEGIPVETVDVVEGLEGCHSANISPDNRTLWVPALKQDRICLFTLSDDGHLVAQNPAEVTTVEGAGPRHMVFHPNQQYAYVVNELNSSVDVWELKDPNGQIECVQTLDMMPSDFSDTRWAADIHITPDGRHLYACDRTSSLITIFSVSEDGSVLAVEGFQPTETQPRGFNIDHSGKYLIAAGQKSHHIALYEIKGEQGLLEEKGRYAVGQGPMWVVVNAH, from the coding sequence ATGAAACAAACCGTTTATACCGCCAGTCCTGAAAGCCAGCAGATCCACGTCTGGCGTTTAAATGCCGAGGGGACCCTCACGCTGGTGCAGGTTGTTGATGTGCCAGGTCAGGTACAACCAATGGCGATCAGCCCGGATAAACGTTTCTTGTACGTGGGTGTGCGCCCGGAGTTTCGCGTGCTGGCCTACCGCATCTCTCCGGATGACGGCGCGCTGACTTACACTGCGGAAGCGCCATTGCCGGGTAGTCCAACCCACATCTCAACCGATCGCCAGGGCAACTTTGTTTTCAGCGGCTCCTATAACGCGGGCTGTGTCAGCGTGACGCGTCTGGAAGAGGGCATTCCGGTCGAAACCGTGGATGTGGTTGAAGGGCTGGAAGGCTGCCACTCGGCGAATATCTCCCCGGACAACCGCACGCTGTGGGTACCGGCGCTGAAGCAGGATCGTATCTGCCTGTTTACCCTGAGCGACGATGGTCACCTGGTGGCGCAGAATCCGGCTGAAGTGACCACTGTAGAGGGGGCAGGCCCGCGTCATATGGTCTTCCATCCAAACCAACAGTACGCCTACGTGGTCAACGAGCTGAACAGTTCAGTGGACGTCTGGGAACTGAAAGATCCTAACGGGCAGATTGAGTGCGTGCAGACGCTGGATATGATGCCGTCTGACTTCTCGGATACCCGCTGGGCGGCGGATATTCACATTACGCCGGATGGTCGCCATCTCTACGCCTGTGACCGTACTTCCAGCCTGATCACCATCTTTAGCGTCTCGGAAGACGGCAGCGTGCTGGCAGTAGAAGGCTTCCAGCCGACGGAAACGCAGCCGCGTGGCTTTAATATCGATCACAGCGGTAAATACCTGATTGCAGCGGGGCAGAAGTCTCACCACATCGCGCTGTACGAAATCAAAGGCGAGCAGGGCCTGCTGGAAGAGAAAGGGCGCTATGCGGTAGGCCAGGGGCCAATGTGGGTAGTGGTTAACGCTCACTAA
- the modC gene encoding molybdenum ABC transporter ATP-binding protein ModC — translation MLELHFTQTLGNHTLTLDETLPATGITAIFGVSGAGKTSLINAIGGLTRPQAGRIVVNNRVLNDVENKIYLTPDKRRIGYVFQDARLFPHYSVRGNLRYGMAKSMAAQFDKLVALLGIEPLLDRLPSSLSGGEKQRVAIGRALLTAPELLLLDEPLASLDIPRKRELLPYLQRLAREIKIPMLYVSHSLDEILHLADNVLVLENGSVKAFGNLEEVWGSSVMHPWLPREQQSSILKVSVLEHHPHYAMTALALGDQHLWVNKIDTPLQSALRIRIQASDVSLVLQPPLQTSIRNILRAKVAECFDDNGQVEVQLEVGSRTLWARISPWARDELGIKPGLWLYAQIKSVSITT, via the coding sequence ATGCTGGAACTCCATTTCACCCAGACGCTGGGAAACCACACCCTTACACTGGACGAGACGCTGCCTGCCACCGGCATCACCGCCATCTTTGGGGTCTCCGGCGCCGGGAAAACCTCGCTCATTAATGCGATCGGTGGCCTGACACGTCCTCAGGCAGGGCGCATTGTGGTGAATAATCGCGTCCTGAATGACGTTGAAAACAAGATTTACCTGACGCCGGATAAACGGCGTATTGGCTATGTGTTTCAGGATGCGCGGTTATTCCCGCACTACAGCGTGCGCGGGAATCTGCGTTACGGCATGGCCAAAAGCATGGCCGCGCAGTTTGACAAGCTGGTGGCGCTGCTGGGCATTGAGCCACTGCTTGACCGGTTGCCTTCCTCGCTCTCCGGCGGTGAGAAACAGCGGGTGGCGATAGGGCGCGCGTTGCTCACCGCCCCCGAACTCCTGCTGCTTGATGAGCCGCTGGCCTCGCTGGATATTCCGCGTAAACGTGAACTCCTGCCGTATCTCCAGCGCCTGGCGCGTGAAATCAAGATCCCGATGCTGTACGTCAGCCACTCCCTGGATGAAATTCTGCATCTGGCGGATAACGTACTGGTGCTGGAAAACGGCAGCGTAAAGGCGTTTGGCAATCTTGAAGAGGTCTGGGGCAGTAGCGTCATGCACCCGTGGCTGCCCCGGGAGCAGCAGAGCAGTATCCTGAAGGTGAGCGTGCTGGAGCACCACCCGCATTACGCGATGACCGCCCTGGCATTGGGCGACCAGCACCTGTGGGTGAATAAAATCGACACGCCCCTGCAGTCGGCGCTGCGTATTCGTATTCAGGCGTCGGATGTCTCTCTGGTTTTACAGCCTCCGCTGCAGACCAGTATCCGAAATATCCTGCGCGCGAAGGTCGCCGAGTGTTTTGATGATAACGGTCAGGTAGAGGTGCAGCTTGAGGTGGGGAGCAGGACGCTCTGGGCACGGATCAGTCCGTGGGCCAGGGATGAGTTAGGGATCAAACCTGGCCTGTGGCTTTACGCGCAAATCAAGAGCGTCTCCATTACCACCTGA
- the modE gene encoding molybdenum-dependent transcriptional regulator, with protein MQAEILLTLRLQQKLFADPRRIALLKQIEQTGSISQGAKNAGISYKSAWDAINDMNTLSEQMLVERATGGKGGGGAVLTRYGQRLIQLYDLLAQIQQKAFDVLSDDDNLPLDSLLAAISRFSLQTSARNQWFGTVTARDNGQVQQHIEILLADGTTRLKAAITAQSGERLGLDEGKEVLVLLKAPWVAVTRDAERAKAADNQLQGTIQRIERGEAQCEVLMTLPDGQVLCATVALSEAHELEEGAVVTAYFNADRVIIATLC; from the coding sequence ATGCAGGCTGAAATTCTCCTTACCCTACGACTTCAGCAGAAGCTTTTCGCCGATCCGCGACGTATCGCCCTGCTTAAACAAATAGAACAAACGGGTTCAATAAGCCAGGGGGCAAAGAACGCGGGCATTAGTTATAAAAGCGCCTGGGACGCGATCAACGACATGAATACCCTGAGCGAGCAGATGCTGGTTGAGCGAGCCACGGGCGGCAAAGGGGGCGGTGGCGCCGTGCTGACCCGCTACGGCCAGCGTCTGATTCAGCTTTATGACCTGCTGGCCCAGATCCAGCAGAAAGCGTTCGATGTGCTAAGTGACGATGATAACCTCCCGCTGGACAGCCTGTTAGCCGCCATTTCTCGCTTCTCACTCCAGACCAGCGCCCGCAACCAGTGGTTTGGCACGGTCACCGCGCGCGATAACGGGCAGGTGCAGCAACATATCGAGATCCTGCTTGCCGACGGCACCACCCGCCTGAAAGCCGCGATTACCGCCCAAAGCGGAGAGCGTCTGGGGCTGGATGAAGGCAAGGAGGTGCTGGTGTTGCTGAAAGCGCCATGGGTCGCAGTGACGCGCGATGCCGAACGCGCCAAAGCGGCAGACAACCAGCTGCAGGGCACCATCCAGCGCATTGAACGTGGTGAAGCGCAGTGTGAGGTCCTGATGACCCTGCCGGACGGCCAGGTGCTGTGCGCGACGGTTGCCCTGAGCGAGGCGCACGAATTAGAAGAAGGTGCTGTAGTCACCGCATATTTCAACGCAGACCGGGTAATTATCGCCACATTGTGCTGA
- the galE gene encoding UDP-glucose 4-epimerase GalE, giving the protein MRVLVTGGSGYIGSHTCVQLLQNGHDVIILDNLCNSKRSVLPVIERLGGKQPTFVEGDIRNEALMTEILHDHAIETVIHFAGLKAVGESVAKPLEYYDNNVNGTLRLISAMRAANVKNFIFSSSATVYGDQPKIPYVESFPTGTPQSPYGKSKLMVEQILTDLQKAQPEWSIALLRYFNPVGAHPSGDMGEDPQGIPNNLMPYIAQVAVGRRESLAVFGNDYPTEDGTGVRDYIHVMDLADGHVAAMQQLADKPGVHIYNLGAGIGSSVLDVVNAFSKACGKPVNYHFAPRREGDLPAYWADATKADKELNWRVTRTLDEMAQDTWHWQSRHPQGYPD; this is encoded by the coding sequence ATGCGAGTTCTGGTAACAGGTGGTAGCGGTTACATAGGAAGTCATACCTGTGTGCAACTGCTGCAAAACGGTCATGATGTCATCATCCTCGACAACCTGTGCAATAGTAAGCGCAGCGTGCTGCCTGTGATTGAACGTCTTGGCGGAAAACAGCCGACTTTCGTCGAAGGTGACATCCGCAATGAAGCGTTGATGACCGAGATCCTCCACGACCACGCCATTGAAACGGTGATCCACTTCGCTGGCCTGAAAGCGGTCGGTGAGTCGGTCGCGAAGCCGCTTGAGTATTACGACAACAACGTCAACGGTACCCTGCGTCTTATCTCCGCCATGCGCGCGGCGAACGTCAAAAACTTCATCTTTAGCTCATCCGCCACCGTCTACGGCGATCAGCCCAAAATTCCTTACGTTGAAAGCTTCCCCACCGGTACGCCACAAAGCCCGTACGGCAAAAGCAAACTGATGGTGGAACAGATCCTGACCGACCTGCAAAAAGCACAACCGGAGTGGAGCATCGCCCTGCTGCGCTACTTCAACCCGGTCGGCGCCCATCCGTCAGGCGATATGGGTGAAGATCCGCAGGGTATTCCGAATAACCTGATGCCGTATATCGCACAGGTGGCGGTGGGCCGCCGCGAGTCGCTGGCGGTGTTCGGCAATGACTATCCAACTGAAGATGGCACCGGCGTGCGTGATTACATCCACGTTATGGATCTGGCCGACGGCCACGTGGCGGCAATGCAGCAGCTGGCCGACAAACCGGGCGTGCATATTTACAACCTCGGCGCCGGTATTGGCAGCAGCGTGCTGGATGTGGTTAACGCTTTCAGCAAAGCCTGCGGTAAGCCGGTCAACTATCACTTCGCCCCCCGCCGCGAAGGAGACCTCCCGGCATACTGGGCTGATGCAACCAAAGCCGATAAAGAGCTTAACTGGCGTGTTACCCGCACGCTGGATGAAATGGCACAGGATACCTGGCACTGGCAGTCTCGCCACCCACAAGGTTATCCGGACTAA
- the modF gene encoding molybdate ABC transporter ATP-binding protein ModF, which produces MSSLHISQGTFRLGDTRTLTLPDLTLHAGESWAFVGTNGSGKSALARALAGELILLKGERQSHFTRTTRLSFEQLQKLVSDEWQRNNTDLLSPGEEDTGRTTAEIILDEVNNPARCQQLAEQFGITALLNRRFKYLSTGETRKTLLCQALMSEPELLILDEPFDGLDVQSRAQLADLLASLNQQGYTLVLVLNRFDEIPDFVQNAGVLADCSLTETGEKSVLLKQALIAQLAHSEKLDGITLPDPDAPSVRLALDPNQPRIMLRDGVVSYDDRPILNHLSWTVNPGEHWQIVGPNGAGKSTLLSLITGDHPQGYSNDLTLFGRRRGSGETIWDIKKHIGYVSSSLHLDYRVSTTVRNVILSGYFDSIGIYQAVSDKQHKLAQQWLDILGMDNRVADAPFHSLSWGQQRLALIVRALVKHPTLLILDEPLQGLDPLNRQLIRRFVDVLIGEGETQLLFVSHHAEDAPACITHRLEFIPDGEHYRYLLSKID; this is translated from the coding sequence ATGTCATCATTGCATATTTCGCAAGGTACGTTTCGTCTTGGCGATACCCGAACGCTGACGCTGCCAGATTTAACACTCCATGCGGGTGAAAGCTGGGCATTTGTGGGCACCAACGGAAGCGGCAAGTCCGCGCTGGCCCGGGCGCTGGCCGGAGAGCTCATCCTGCTTAAAGGAGAACGCCAGAGCCATTTTACGCGTACGACGCGCCTGTCGTTTGAACAGCTGCAGAAGCTGGTGAGCGATGAATGGCAGCGTAACAATACGGACCTCCTCAGCCCGGGCGAAGAAGACACGGGCCGCACAACGGCAGAAATTATTCTGGATGAAGTCAACAATCCCGCCCGTTGTCAGCAGCTGGCGGAGCAGTTTGGCATCACCGCCCTTCTCAACCGCCGCTTCAAATACCTTTCTACCGGCGAGACGCGTAAAACGCTGCTCTGCCAGGCGCTGATGAGTGAACCTGAGCTGTTAATCCTGGATGAGCCGTTCGACGGTCTGGACGTGCAGTCCCGCGCCCAGCTGGCGGACCTGCTGGCCTCGCTTAACCAGCAGGGCTACACCCTTGTGCTGGTGCTTAACCGTTTTGATGAAATCCCGGATTTTGTGCAGAACGCCGGGGTGCTGGCGGACTGCAGCCTTACCGAAACCGGCGAAAAATCGGTACTACTGAAGCAGGCGTTGATTGCCCAACTGGCGCACAGCGAAAAGCTCGACGGCATTACCCTGCCCGACCCCGACGCCCCTTCGGTACGTCTCGCTTTAGATCCCAATCAGCCGCGGATTATGCTGCGTGACGGGGTGGTCTCTTATGACGATCGTCCGATCCTGAATCATCTCAGCTGGACGGTTAATCCGGGCGAACACTGGCAGATTGTCGGTCCCAACGGCGCGGGGAAATCGACGCTGCTGAGTCTGATCACCGGCGATCACCCGCAGGGCTACAGCAACGATCTGACCCTGTTTGGCCGCCGTCGCGGAAGCGGTGAAACCATCTGGGATATCAAAAAGCATATCGGCTATGTCAGCAGCAGCCTGCATCTGGATTACCGGGTCAGCACCACCGTACGCAATGTGATCCTCTCCGGGTACTTTGATTCCATCGGTATTTATCAGGCGGTATCGGACAAACAGCACAAGCTGGCCCAGCAGTGGCTGGATATTCTGGGGATGGACAACCGGGTCGCTGACGCGCCGTTTCACAGTCTGTCCTGGGGGCAGCAGCGTCTGGCATTGATCGTCCGGGCGCTGGTGAAACACCCGACGCTGCTGATCCTCGATGAGCCGCTTCAGGGGCTGGATCCGCTGAACCGCCAGCTGATCCGTCGCTTTGTGGATGTGCTGATTGGCGAAGGTGAGACCCAGTTACTGTTTGTCTCACATCATGCTGAAGACGCACCGGCCTGCATCACGCACCGTCTGGAGTTTATCCCGGACGGTGAGCACTATCGTTACCTGCTGAGCAAAATCGATTAA
- the modA gene encoding molybdate ABC transporter substrate-binding protein: MARTGLRFFAGATLALSLTGHALADEGKITVFAAASLTNAMQDIAAAYKKEKNVDVVSSFASSSTLARQIEAGAPADLFISADQKWMDYAVEKKAVDTTTRETLLGNSLVVVAPKASPQGDITINKETHWTRLLNGGRLAVGDPDHVPAGIYAKEALQKLGAWQTLSSDLAPAEDVRGALALVERNEAPLGIVYGSDAVASKGVKVVGTFPEDAHKKVEYPVAIVDGHKNATVTAFQAYLKGPEASAIFKRYGFTTHE, encoded by the coding sequence ATGGCACGTACAGGGTTACGCTTTTTCGCAGGGGCAACGCTGGCACTTTCGCTGACCGGACACGCGCTGGCCGACGAAGGTAAAATTACGGTTTTTGCGGCGGCGTCGCTGACGAATGCGATGCAGGATATTGCTGCTGCGTATAAAAAAGAGAAGAACGTCGACGTCGTCTCCTCTTTCGCGTCTTCTTCTACACTGGCGCGCCAGATAGAAGCGGGGGCACCGGCCGATCTGTTCATCTCTGCCGATCAGAAATGGATGGATTACGCCGTTGAGAAGAAAGCCGTGGATACAACAACCCGCGAAACGCTGCTGGGGAATAGCCTTGTCGTGGTCGCGCCAAAAGCCAGTCCGCAGGGTGACATCACCATCAACAAAGAGACTCACTGGACGCGTCTTCTGAACGGTGGCCGGCTGGCAGTGGGCGATCCGGACCATGTACCGGCTGGGATTTACGCGAAAGAGGCCCTGCAGAAACTGGGCGCGTGGCAGACACTGTCATCAGATCTGGCGCCGGCGGAAGACGTACGCGGTGCGCTGGCGCTGGTGGAGCGCAATGAGGCTCCGCTGGGCATTGTCTACGGCTCGGATGCCGTTGCCAGCAAGGGGGTCAAAGTGGTTGGCACGTTCCCGGAAGACGCCCACAAGAAAGTGGAATATCCTGTTGCGATTGTTGATGGACATAAAAATGCGACCGTGACGGCCTTCCAGGCGTACCTGAAGGGGCCGGAAGCGTCCGCAATCTTTAAACGTTATGGATTTACGACTCACGAATGA
- the galT gene encoding galactose-1-phosphate uridylyltransferase: MTSFNPVDHPHRRFNPLSGQWILVSPHRAKRPWQGAQETPAKQTLPQHDPDCFLCPGNTRVTGDKNPDYKGTFVFTNDFAALMTDTPDAPQSDDPLMRCESARGTSRVICFSPDHSKTLPELSVDALKEVVSTWQAQTAELGQTYPWVQVFENKGAAMGCSNPHPHGQIWANSFLPNEAEREDRLQKAYYAENGSPMLVDYTRRELADGSRTVVETEHWLAVVPYWAAWPFETLLLPKAHVQRITDLSDAQRDDLALALKKLTSRYDNLFQCSFPYSMGWHGAPFNGEENQHWQLHAHFYPPLLRSATVRKFMVGYEMLAETQRDLTAEQAAERLRAVSDVHYRESGV; the protein is encoded by the coding sequence ATGACTTCATTCAATCCCGTCGATCATCCGCATCGTCGTTTTAACCCGCTTAGCGGGCAATGGATTTTGGTGTCTCCGCATCGCGCCAAGCGCCCCTGGCAGGGGGCGCAAGAGACGCCTGCAAAACAGACGCTGCCACAGCACGACCCGGACTGCTTCCTGTGTCCGGGCAACACCCGCGTAACGGGAGATAAAAACCCGGACTACAAAGGCACCTTCGTTTTCACCAACGATTTTGCCGCGCTCATGACCGACACGCCGGACGCGCCGCAGAGCGATGATCCGCTGATGCGTTGTGAAAGCGCCCGGGGAACCAGCCGCGTGATCTGCTTCTCGCCCGATCACAGCAAAACGCTACCGGAGCTTAGCGTTGATGCGCTGAAAGAGGTGGTGAGCACCTGGCAGGCACAAACTGCGGAGCTGGGCCAGACTTATCCGTGGGTGCAGGTATTCGAAAATAAAGGCGCCGCGATGGGCTGCTCTAACCCGCATCCACACGGGCAGATCTGGGCGAACAGTTTCCTGCCCAACGAAGCCGAACGAGAAGATCGCCTGCAAAAAGCCTATTACGCGGAAAACGGCTCCCCGATGCTGGTGGACTACACCCGGCGTGAACTGGCCGACGGTAGCCGTACTGTGGTCGAAACGGAACACTGGCTGGCCGTTGTGCCGTACTGGGCGGCATGGCCCTTTGAAACGCTGCTGCTGCCTAAAGCACATGTTCAGCGCATTACGGATCTCAGCGACGCACAGCGTGACGATCTTGCGCTGGCGCTGAAAAAGCTGACCAGCCGTTACGACAATCTGTTCCAGTGCTCCTTCCCGTACTCAATGGGCTGGCACGGCGCACCGTTTAACGGCGAAGAGAATCAACACTGGCAGTTGCATGCCCATTTCTATCCGCCGCTGCTGCGTTCTGCGACGGTGCGTAAATTTATGGTGGGCTATGAAATGCTGGCGGAAACCCAGCGTGACCTGACGGCAGAACAGGCCGCAGAACGCCTGCGTGCCGTTAGCGATGTCCATTATCGCGAATCAGGAGTCTAA
- a CDS encoding AcrZ family multidrug efflux pump-associated protein produces the protein MLELLKSLVFAVIMVPVVMAIILGAIYGLGEVFNVFSNIGHRDRAKKQH, from the coding sequence ATGTTAGAGTTGTTGAAAAGTCTGGTATTCGCCGTGATCATGGTACCAGTAGTGATGGCCATCATCCTCGGTGCCATCTACGGCCTGGGTGAAGTGTTCAACGTCTTTTCGAACATTGGTCACAGAGACCGCGCTAAAAAGCAGCACTGA